In Oreochromis aureus strain Israel breed Guangdong unplaced genomic scaffold, ZZ_aureus HiC_scaffold_105, whole genome shotgun sequence, the following proteins share a genomic window:
- the LOC120436748 gene encoding uncharacterized protein LOC120436748 isoform X2, producing the protein MEDIRAQQAHLHKLESEWKLKEAKMLSEIKLKEVEMQQQLEQERAKLQQLQADKEVAIATARVKAYNSLEGFENHNREIDSKISSACYRRQIEPQLNPNAASFQPHQAIPEMTMTQESVSLAQAIASSLSMNRLPVPEPASFSGDPLQFTDWKMSFMNLIDRKPLPASEKMFYLKNYLTGEARKAVGFFYQDSENAYKGAWKVLEDRYGNPFIIQKAFRDKLMRWPKISANDPLALREFADFLKGCSEAIPHVKGLAILNDCEENHKLLKKLPEWIVRKWSRTVVDELDESGTYPNLACFTDFLSREARIACNPIASPLLMNFKPVDDRIPKRAKVFNTNMQPKSSAQEKRDTNISKPKSPCSVCKNETHGISKCPIFAAKSVEDKKAFIHENRLCFGCLRKPFFEKSMCEVVPSPVVACSTPAVPNHRASDRYRSVSRLVPGRES; encoded by the coding sequence ATGGAAGACATTCGAGCACAGCAAGCACATCTTCACAAGTTAGAAAGTGAATGGAAACTCAAAGAGGCAAAAATGTTGTCAGAAATTAAACTAAAAGAGGTGGAAATGCAACAACAGTTGGAACAAGAAAGAGCAAAACTACAGCAGTTACAAGCAGACAAAGAAGTTGCTATAGCAACAGCTCGCGTGAAGGCGTACAACAGCCTTGAAGGGTTTGAGAACCACAACAGAGAAATTGACAGCAAAATTAGCTCTGCTTGCTACAGAAGGCAAATTGAACCTCAACTGAATCCAAATGCCGCATCATTCCAACCCCACCAAGCAATTCCAGAAATGACAATGACCCAGGAGTCTGTCAGCTTAGCACAAGCAATCGCTAGCTCATTAAGTATGAATCGCTTGCCAGTCCCTGAGCCTGCCTCATTCAGTGGGGACCCTTTACAGTTTACCGATTGGAAAATGTCATTCATGAATCTGATTGATCGAAAACCTCTTCCAGCAAGCGAGAAGATGTTTTATCTGAAAAATTACCTCACAGGAGAAGCACGCAAAGCGGTAGGTTTCTTTTACCAAGATTCAGAAAATGCATACAAGGGAGCATGGAAGGTCTTAGAGGACAGATATGGGAACCCATTCATTATACAGAAAGCATTTCGTGATAAACTCATGAGATGGCCAAAAATCAGCGCAAATGACCCACTAGCACTACGAGAGTTTGCCGATTTCCTCAAAGGATGCTCTGAAGCAATCCCACATGTCAAAGGACTAGCTATCCTAAACGATTGTGAAGAAAATCACAAATTGCTCAAAAAACTGCCAGAATGGATCGTGCGCAAGTGGAGTCGAACTGTTGTAGATGAACTTGACGAATCTGGCACCTATCCAAATCTTGCATGCTTCACAGACTTCCTGAGTAGAGAAGCACGGATAGCTTGCAACCCGATAGCTTCTCCACTGTTGATGAATTTCAAACCTGTAGATGATCGAATCCCAAAGAGAGCCAAAGTCTTCAACACAAACATGCAACCAAAGAGTTCCGCTCAAGAGAAACGAGACACAAACATTAGTAAACCAAAATCACCTTGTTCTGTTTGTAAAAATGAAACGCATGGAATCTCAAAGTGTCCCATCTTTGCAGCTAAGAGTGTTGAAGATAAAAAGGCATTCATCCATGAAAACCGGCTCTGCTTTGGATGTTTAAGAAAACCATTCTTTGAGAAGAGCATGTGTGAGGTGGTACCAAGTCCAGTGGTGGCATGCTCTAcaccagcagtccccaaccaccgggcctcggaccggtaccggtccgtgagtcgtttggtaccgggccgcgagagttga